The following are encoded together in the Longimicrobiaceae bacterium genome:
- a CDS encoding acetate kinase, producing the protein GNGCSACAISGGESVDTSMGFTPLEGLVMGTRSGDLDPAILDYVAVKEGLSLPEVESLLNKQSGLLGISGLTNDMRELMAEAEEHDDRRARLAIDIFCYRARKYVGAYLAALGGADAILFAGGVGENAPAIRAAICEGLQWAGVRVDAGLNASHTGGREGRVSAGGSSPEVWVIPTDEELLIARDTYRVVNGIETRY; encoded by the coding sequence TGGGCAACGGCTGCTCGGCGTGCGCCATCTCCGGCGGCGAGAGCGTGGACACGTCGATGGGCTTCACGCCGCTGGAGGGGCTGGTGATGGGCACCCGCTCCGGCGATCTCGATCCCGCGATCCTGGACTACGTCGCCGTCAAGGAGGGCCTGTCTCTGCCCGAGGTGGAATCACTGCTCAACAAGCAGTCCGGCCTGCTGGGCATCTCCGGCCTCACCAACGACATGCGCGAGCTGATGGCCGAGGCCGAGGAGCACGACGACCGGCGGGCGCGGCTGGCGATCGACATCTTCTGCTACCGCGCGCGCAAGTACGTGGGCGCGTACCTGGCCGCGCTGGGCGGTGCGGACGCGATCCTGTTCGCGGGCGGCGTGGGCGAGAACGCGCCCGCCATCCGTGCGGCCATCTGCGAGGGACTGCAATGGGCCGGCGTGCGGGTGGATGCGGGGCTGAACGCATCGCATACCGGCGGGCGCGAGGGCCGCGTGAGCGCCGGCGGCTCGTCGCCCGAGGTGTGGGTGATCCCCACCGACGAGGAGCTGCTCATCGCCCGCGACACCTACCGCGTCGTCAACGGCATCGAGACCCGCTACTGA